In Rhodopirellula islandica, one DNA window encodes the following:
- a CDS encoding DnaJ C-terminal domain-containing protein, translating into MAEDLYQTLGVSRDAEKAELTKAYRKLARKYHPDMNLDNPDAQEKFKRVQEAYEVLGDEEKRAAYDRYGSDFEKIRGGWNPNAGGGGGGGADPSFDGLDLEQIFGAAGRGGGGGGRGGAGFENGFNDFFEQILGGGAHAGGARGGQGSPFGGGQRSAPPQRGQNIRHELSVTFRTAVLGDKVEFYLARGGKQEKLSVTIPPGVSSGSKIRLREQGQPGSGGAGDLILIIQVDNHPFYKRNGNNLELKLPITLAEAALGAKVDVPTPAGTIALSIPAGSSSGKRLRLKGQGVRNPKGTDGDLMVELQIQLPESIDDDSKKLIEQFDAANPMQPRESLKF; encoded by the coding sequence GTGGCTGAAGATCTGTATCAAACGCTGGGAGTTTCTCGCGACGCCGAGAAGGCTGAACTGACCAAAGCCTATCGCAAATTGGCCCGGAAGTACCATCCGGACATGAATCTCGATAACCCCGACGCGCAAGAAAAATTCAAGCGTGTTCAGGAAGCTTACGAAGTTCTCGGCGACGAGGAAAAGCGTGCGGCGTACGACCGCTACGGTTCCGACTTCGAAAAAATTCGCGGTGGATGGAATCCGAATGCCGGTGGTGGCGGCGGCGGAGGAGCAGACCCATCCTTCGACGGATTGGATCTGGAACAGATTTTCGGCGCAGCTGGCCGTGGCGGCGGCGGTGGTGGAAGAGGAGGAGCTGGATTCGAAAACGGATTCAACGACTTCTTTGAACAAATTCTCGGTGGTGGGGCGCATGCGGGTGGAGCTCGCGGAGGCCAAGGGTCACCGTTCGGTGGCGGCCAGCGATCCGCGCCCCCGCAACGAGGCCAAAACATTCGGCACGAGTTGTCCGTCACGTTCCGCACCGCGGTGCTGGGCGACAAAGTCGAGTTCTACCTCGCTCGTGGAGGCAAACAAGAAAAACTGTCGGTGACGATTCCGCCCGGAGTCAGTTCAGGCAGCAAGATCCGTTTGCGAGAGCAAGGGCAACCCGGATCCGGTGGCGCAGGCGACCTGATCCTGATCATTCAAGTCGACAACCACCCGTTTTACAAACGCAACGGCAACAACTTGGAACTCAAGCTGCCGATCACACTGGCCGAAGCCGCCTTGGGTGCCAAGGTCGACGTGCCGACTCCCGCAGGGACGATCGCACTCTCGATTCCCGCTGGCAGTTCCAGTGGCAAACGTTTGCGGCTCAAGGGGCAAGGCGTTCGCAACCCCAAGGGCACAGACGGAGACTTGATGGTCGAACTGCAAATTCAATTGCCGGAATCGATCGACGACGACTCCAAGAAACTGATCGAGCAATTCGACGCGGCCAATCCAATGCAGCCACGTGAATCGTTGAAGTTCTGA
- a CDS encoding cysteine hydrolase family protein, which produces MKRALLVIDVQREYFDGAFPIRHPVGHLESILEVMDQARDAKVPTAVIRHHQPDPESPVFCKGSEMWQLHPEVESRHRDALIDKALPGSFTNTDLEDFLKSNEIDTVSIAGYMTQVCCDTTARQAFHRGYQVEFLSDATGTLDVSNKAGSVTAEQLHESILVAQQMFISDVIDRKEWSSRL; this is translated from the coding sequence ATGAAGCGAGCTTTGTTGGTCATCGATGTCCAGCGTGAATACTTCGATGGTGCATTTCCAATTCGACATCCCGTTGGGCACTTGGAATCAATCCTGGAAGTCATGGATCAGGCCCGTGACGCCAAGGTTCCCACGGCGGTGATCCGGCACCACCAACCCGATCCAGAGTCGCCTGTGTTTTGCAAAGGCAGCGAGATGTGGCAGCTGCATCCCGAGGTGGAATCGCGGCACCGAGACGCGTTGATCGACAAGGCTTTGCCAGGGTCGTTTACCAACACGGACCTCGAGGATTTTTTAAAATCCAACGAGATCGACACGGTCAGTATCGCGGGTTACATGACTCAGGTTTGTTGCGACACGACGGCCCGACAAGCCTTTCATCGTGGGTACCAGGTTGAATTTCTAAGTGACGCAACCGGGACGTTGGATGTGTCCAACAAAGCCGGGTCTGTGACCGCGGAACAACTGCATGAATCGATCTTGGTCGCGCAGCAGATGTTCATTAGCGATGTGATCGATCGGAAAGAATGGTCGTCACGTTTGTAG
- a CDS encoding DUF1559 domain-containing protein codes for MKSKLSFIDLVIVGVMASVGFSLLLPAILRQRAAARNALCASNLKALGLAMHNYHAAFNQLPPGLGGTVGGEDDTCNQGRLGPIVGFTPFLEQQALWEKIANPYVSPKTGKRFPPMGPAPWFDAAEYDPWASAFSTLRCPDDMETQPETPKQEPIVVTTLAMPDLPPGAIDSTTLCNYVMCYGDGTYLMGEMIDINDVEAVNRVRAGMRGAFCGNQRMRFRDMLDGLSNTIGMSETISPGINDAKESHIAQGIKGLSLNPSLCLKTRDGDHADWWDVRRGSRWADGTLAISGFQTVLPPNSPTCLSDLGMEDPIASASSRHPGGVHALMLDGRVVFIGDSIDCGDPSQPGVSVGEDYARPGSPSPYGVWGALGTRASKEVLPNPNPDLKPVETGPVGNRNGQAQGNDPERRWATWTDRDGKHRLKARVNRIIDRETVELEDSRGILHRVPLNTLSDSSIVMAVTMYEMGLELKAAAKPE; via the coding sequence ATGAAGTCAAAGCTTTCGTTCATCGACCTGGTCATCGTCGGTGTGATGGCGTCAGTCGGATTCAGTTTGCTGTTGCCCGCGATTTTGCGTCAGCGTGCCGCGGCTCGTAACGCCCTGTGCGCCAGCAACCTGAAGGCGTTGGGATTGGCGATGCATAACTATCACGCGGCCTTCAATCAATTGCCGCCGGGATTGGGGGGAACGGTTGGCGGGGAAGACGACACTTGCAATCAAGGTCGACTCGGTCCGATCGTGGGTTTCACTCCCTTCCTGGAACAGCAGGCATTGTGGGAGAAAATCGCCAATCCGTACGTGTCCCCCAAAACCGGAAAACGGTTCCCGCCGATGGGACCAGCGCCTTGGTTTGATGCGGCGGAATACGATCCTTGGGCGTCTGCGTTTTCGACTTTGCGTTGTCCTGATGACATGGAAACGCAACCGGAAACGCCGAAACAAGAACCGATCGTGGTCACGACTTTAGCCATGCCCGATCTTCCACCGGGGGCAATCGACTCAACGACCTTGTGCAACTACGTGATGTGCTACGGCGATGGAACCTATTTGATGGGCGAGATGATTGACATCAATGATGTGGAGGCAGTGAATCGGGTGCGGGCTGGGATGCGGGGTGCATTTTGTGGAAACCAGCGAATGCGATTTCGAGACATGTTGGACGGGTTGTCCAATACGATCGGGATGTCCGAAACGATTTCGCCCGGAATCAATGACGCGAAAGAATCTCACATCGCCCAGGGCATCAAGGGTTTGAGTTTGAATCCATCGCTGTGTTTGAAGACACGCGATGGTGACCATGCGGATTGGTGGGACGTTCGCCGGGGATCTCGATGGGCGGATGGGACGCTGGCGATCAGCGGTTTCCAAACCGTGTTGCCACCCAATTCACCGACCTGTTTGTCAGATTTGGGAATGGAGGATCCAATTGCCTCCGCATCGAGTCGGCATCCTGGCGGCGTTCACGCGTTGATGCTGGACGGACGGGTTGTATTCATTGGCGACAGTATCGATTGCGGTGATCCTTCGCAGCCGGGAGTTTCCGTCGGTGAAGACTACGCGCGTCCGGGGTCGCCGAGTCCGTATGGGGTGTGGGGCGCGTTGGGAACGCGAGCTTCCAAAGAAGTGTTGCCGAACCCGAATCCAGATTTGAAGCCTGTTGAAACGGGGCCCGTTGGCAATCGAAACGGTCAAGCCCAAGGGAACGATCCTGAACGCCGATGGGCGACGTGGACCGATCGCGATGGCAAGCATCGCTTGAAGGCAAGGGTCAACCGGATCATCGATCGTGAAACGGTTGAACTGGAGGACAGTCGAGGCATCCTGCACCGCGTGCCTCTGAACACGTTGTCAGACAGCAGCATTGTGATGGCGGTGACGATGTATGAGATGGGGTTGGAATTGAAAGCTGCGGCCAAGCCGGAGTGA
- a CDS encoding DUF1559 domain-containing protein, which produces MRTTHSAKIVDVTAIGIASMVGLVLLAGVVPRMRQSARRTTCEMNLKQLGLALHNYHSAYRMMPMGCGGTSSGSLEQPLLGNANRLSPLVGLTPFMEQQALWEKIANPLRVNGESFPAMGPAPWFDPDKYTPWRQRPEGMVCPADPTAKDFPTAASYTINYGDAVMNVGASPLEDMPPYDRTPGALRGMFGYQMVFRFRDVLDGLSNTLLMSEARIGGVRVAKNVSGLIERPAVCIEAHEDDSTKFWPEGRGACWADGSLLSMGVQTILPPNSPSATSKKGELEGVMSASSLHGEGAHVLMADGAVRFASNSIDAGDQESPTVAEGHLDGGKTLPPGSPSPFGVWGAMGTRASQEVFDRSVLSDPVHSFSKAELAEFAKFELETWHAAKGTGKIKARQVDLSDKGILVLLSEQGDIRRLGLSKFSSQDAYRAVTTHRQRMREKAKLMVEHLSKQLDLLEDKQFETFVREWVVLQDAEQPNDPATIQAIVKARRGELITRYDQMLEVLVTMNPVALSQMQDALARGNGPVRKFAMEFLDGRWKLILDVHVSQRGVPQPIQFMRAVMPANDPFGAR; this is translated from the coding sequence ATGAGAACAACGCACTCCGCGAAAATAGTGGACGTGACCGCGATCGGCATCGCGTCGATGGTGGGTTTGGTGTTGTTGGCCGGCGTCGTCCCTCGGATGCGACAAAGCGCGAGGCGGACAACGTGCGAGATGAATCTCAAGCAGTTGGGGTTGGCATTGCACAACTACCATTCTGCGTACCGGATGATGCCGATGGGATGCGGCGGGACCTCGTCCGGAAGTCTGGAACAGCCACTTTTGGGCAACGCGAATCGGCTGAGTCCGCTGGTGGGTTTGACGCCCTTCATGGAACAGCAAGCACTGTGGGAAAAGATTGCCAACCCATTGCGAGTGAACGGGGAAAGCTTCCCGGCGATGGGACCGGCTCCTTGGTTTGATCCAGACAAATACACACCTTGGCGTCAGCGGCCCGAGGGGATGGTCTGTCCCGCCGATCCAACGGCGAAAGACTTTCCGACGGCGGCGAGTTACACGATCAACTATGGCGACGCGGTCATGAACGTGGGGGCCTCACCGCTCGAAGACATGCCGCCCTATGACCGAACGCCGGGTGCTCTAAGAGGAATGTTCGGCTATCAAATGGTGTTTCGTTTTCGCGATGTATTGGACGGTTTGTCCAACACGTTGTTGATGAGCGAAGCTCGGATTGGCGGCGTCCGGGTTGCCAAGAACGTTTCCGGATTGATCGAACGACCGGCGGTTTGCATCGAAGCTCATGAGGACGATTCAACCAAGTTCTGGCCGGAGGGACGAGGTGCGTGTTGGGCCGATGGATCGCTGTTGTCGATGGGAGTGCAAACGATCTTGCCGCCAAATTCACCCTCCGCAACGTCCAAGAAGGGCGAACTCGAAGGCGTGATGTCAGCGTCCAGCCTGCACGGTGAAGGCGCCCATGTGTTGATGGCAGATGGAGCCGTTCGATTCGCGAGCAACTCGATTGATGCGGGTGATCAGGAGTCTCCGACGGTTGCCGAAGGGCACTTGGACGGCGGGAAAACGCTTCCCCCTGGCAGTCCCAGTCCGTTTGGAGTTTGGGGAGCGATGGGGACACGTGCCTCGCAAGAAGTTTTCGATCGGAGCGTCCTGTCCGACCCGGTGCACTCCTTTTCAAAAGCAGAATTGGCTGAATTTGCCAAATTCGAACTGGAGACTTGGCATGCAGCCAAAGGCACCGGAAAAATCAAAGCCCGGCAGGTTGATCTGTCTGACAAGGGAATCTTGGTTCTCTTGTCGGAGCAAGGCGACATTCGTCGGTTGGGACTGTCTAAATTCAGCAGCCAGGATGCCTACCGAGCGGTGACCACTCACCGGCAACGCATGCGAGAAAAAGCAAAGCTGATGGTCGAGCATTTGTCGAAGCAGCTCGATTTGTTGGAAGACAAGCAGTTCGAAACCTTTGTCCGCGAGTGGGTTGTTCTTCAGGATGCAGAGCAACCGAACGATCCCGCGACGATCCAAGCGATCGTGAAAGCAAGACGTGGCGAGCTGATCACTCGCTATGACCAAATGCTGGAAGTGCTCGTCACAATGAACCCGGTCGCTCTCAGTCAGATGCAAGATGCTTTGGCGAGGGGGAATGGACCGGTTCGTAAATTTGCCATGGAGTTTTTGGATGGCCGCTGGAAGCTGATCCTCGACGTCCACGTGAGTCAACGCGGTGTTCCCCAGCCGATTCAGTTCATGCGTGCGGTGATGCCTGCCAACGATCCTTTTGGTGCTCGGTAG